DNA sequence from the Salvia splendens isolate huo1 chromosome 19, SspV2, whole genome shotgun sequence genome:
CATTTTAATTTGTTAGGCAAAGAAAAGGCCTTCTGCTAGCTTCATGGAGAGAGTGCAAAAGGATATCAATGCCAGCATGCGAGCAATTCTCATTGATTGGCTTATTGAGGTTCATTTTTATTCCTACCATGTCAATGAAGTTTGTTGATCATGTTTGTATAAGTATTCATTTCTTGGAAAAATGCTTGTAACTACAGGTAGCTGAGGAATACAGACTTGTTCCTGACACATTGTacctgactgtgaactatattGATCGTTATCTCTCTGGAAATGTAATGGACAGACAAAGATTGCAGCTGCTTGGTGTTGCTTGCATGATGATTGCATCGTAAGCCCTCTCCGTCTCTTGCCATTTCCTGTATGAAAATATTTGTGCACTTATAAATCGACAAGTTCTGATTAAGCGTATGTATGCGTGATTGAGCAGGAAATATGAAGAGATTTGTGCCCCTCAGGTGGAGGAGTTCTGCTATATAACAGATAACACATATGTTAAGGAAGAGGTAGTCTTCAACTTTCACATCTCTTCAAATCTTGCAGCAACGTTTTAAACATGAATCCTAATAAAAAGATTCAAAATCTCTCATCAGGTTCTGCAAATGGAATCTACAGTTTTAAATTTCTTGAAATTTGAAATGACAGCGCCAACAGTTAAATGTTTCTTGAGGTAATCACATTGTAATACCTATCCTATGATGATTATAACGCCTTGAGAATGAAATACTAACATTTGGCATTTCTTGAATGTATCTATAGGAGGTTTGTTCGGGTTGCACAAGAGGTGACCGATGCCCCTTCAATGCAATTGGAGTGCATGGCCAATTACATCGCAGAGCTATCTCTATTAGAGTACAGTATGTTGAGCTTCGCCCCATCCTTGATAGCAGCTTCATCGATTTTCCTGGCCAGATATATTCTCCTCCCTACTACGAGGCCTTGGGTATGTTGATTTTTGAGAAACGCAGACGTTTTTAGGCATATATGCACGTTTCCTGATCCGTGTTGCTATGAATGCAGAATGCTACCTTGCGGCATTACACCCTCTACCAACCCTTTGAGCTACGCGACTGTGTGTTGGCACTACAAGGTTTTTGCTGCAACATTAGCAATTCAAGCCTGCCTGCAATTAGGGAGAAGTATAGCCAGCATAAGGTGAGCAAGTTTGTTGAAGTAATGGATGTTTGATGATTATGTCAAATGATAAATGATATTAACAATTGTTGTTTTTGTGTAACAGTACAAAATTGTGGCTAAGAAAGGATGCCCTCCATCAATACCATCAGAGTACTTCCATAATGTAAACAGCAGCTAAGCTACAATTAGTGCTCTGCTCATTGCTGTAACTCAGTTTAGCCTCTAACATTTGTTGTATAGATGAGATATCTTGAGATTTCTCAATGTTGTTATGATCTTATTTCGATATTGGGCTTTTTTTATACTACAACATTGAGTTCTCGCAAAATTACATGTAAAACAACTATGGCATTATTAATTATCCCCTTATTTTAATGGTTGGGGATGAAATTAAGGGAATGAAAAAATCACCTAAATATTGGTACTAACATATTCCAAAATGGAGTCCAAGcagtttttttttctacttaATCCATGATGTAGGAATTGTGACACTTTGGACTTTTCAATTCTTTCACATCACCAAATTATAAATTGTTCgaaattgaaataataattcaaagaaAATCAGTTATGAACTtagtttaaaaattttgaagttCTCGAATTTTGTTTGGAATCCCATTCGAAAATTGGTCGAAGCATTTCAATCAACTGAATTAAAAAACCTAATTTCATTTTCCTCCCAAGGCTCATGTGTTGTATCCCTCTTCGAATCAAAATTCGTAAATAATGAAATCTAATTTCAGTTTTGTTAATCTCAATTgcaccaaagaaaaaaaaatctagatTTATAACTGATCAAACCAATGCAGGAACAATTATTAATTGCACCACGGGCTTTGGACTTAATGATGAAAATATTCACTAGTGTGCCAATCGATAATTTTTTGACAAATAAATCCATGAAAGAGCTATACATAAATCTTAATAGATGTAAATGTTAACCTATTTATTATTCTAAACTTTCCCCAAAACTTGTGACCCCTCTTAcgtatatgaaaattttaaaaaatacatctATAGTAGAATAGTCATATattcattaaaatataataactaGAAAAATAATTTCTCATTTAATCAGGTAGTTTGTTAAGATTGGTAATAGACTcgtaaattaatttaattaataataactATGTGCTTTTAGAACTTatgataaatcaaataaaaggaTCGAAGCATTGTGTAATATTCTCTTTATCGGTATTGTGAATTGTTTGAATatgaaaaatgtaatttttaaattgtaTAAGAACCTCTATGCTTGTCTTTTAATCGCACCTTCTGGATATTAgaagataaaaacaaaattttattgCATTGCCACAACCATTTATAGATTTACTATACTTAAATATagctaattaaaaaaacatttccacCATTGAACCCATACcaaaacatatttttataaaactaagTTTGTTAAGCCACCATTGAGTGATATTAAGATTTTAGTTACTAAATCAAGGCATGAGTACACTAAAATATTTCATCATAAATAACCAATCATCTATTATCATcctaccatatctgaacatacatgacatgAAATGTGGCCATACTTCAAGTCATTAGACCGACCAACTCGAGAGATGACACTTGATCTACTGAGTGTACATTAGTCTGAGTAGGGTTTGCAGTCATACTAGACCCGAATTTGATTAAACAGACATAATAAATCCACTTCAGAAAAGTTCCATTGAAACACAAACATTGGCATGAAAAACAAACTTCACCTCTTTTTTTCACGCCAAAACACACGTAGGGCATAGTTCTTCTTTAAAAAGAAAGTCGACGTCATTTAATTACTTCCTCAAACTCTTTTTCCATTCTAGCCATAAAAGACAGTGCAAAAGAatcaccctttttgaaagaaaataacatactaaaattaaagtaaacgaaaataatttttaatttaaaacaatgCATGCATCCCTACGTGCtattcatttcttttctttgttcTTTCTAGTAAAATTTCTAAAGTTCCCATATATTAATCAAAAGATTTAACTATTGAGCGTTAATCAACTCATAGTTAAATTAATCATCTCTAATTAATTATTCAGAAAATCACTAACCTAACTAGTCGGCCTGAGGATTAATAAATCAGCTTCATCAATTAAACCAATCATTTCTTATAATTTTCAGCCAACTCTAATGTAAATGGCCCAACAATTATTTCATCCTATTCTTATCCATTAAAAAATGTTAGGCCCAAAATTAAGAAATCATAATGGCCCAATCATTGAATTATCGACAATGGCCCAACAGCAAATGATCCCCATTCCGCAAAATCATTGAATTTCTGTCTTGATAGTCCATCATTTGTTTGTAGAAAAGGTAACTAATTGAGTTTCTTTTAATTTGGACGCACCACTAAAATTCCTTCCTAAATTGCTTCAcctattataattttttttgtgattcatatatattttcaatattGCACACTGaacaattataaaattttaaacattAATTTTATACAAATTATAGTAAAATAATCTTCAGGGAGCACTATATAGCCCTAATTCTTTTTAAATAGAGAAGACCTAATTATAAAGTCGTTTCAAAGGCCTAAAACCACACAACAAATACATCTCCGCCAGCTGCAGCGGCGCCGCCTTTGTCTCCACCACAAACTTCACAAGCTAAATATTCCAAAACGTTACAATAGTACGTGATAAGTCCAAATATGAATTATCtagtactctcttcgtcccgcactacttgcacttatttcttttctgggcgtcccaagttatttgcactctttccatttttagtaacaatttatacctacagccgtaattgttgactttgtctatcactcattccttaatctccgtgcccaaaaggaaaggtgcgagtagtgcgggacggagagagtattagaTTAGTCATAGGGATGATGGCAGTAAGATGATTAACCATGAGATATTCCTTTTCTGTCAGTCCACCAATAAATgttctatttcacttttactatatttagtaAGTGGACTCTACATtctactaatattattttataaaattaatataagaaAATAGGCcccgcattccactaacttttcgaATACATTTTACTAcctaaagtcaaataattttgtAAAGCCCGTGCCGGTCAAATATGGAACATTTAATCACGGACGGAGGAGtaaatagagtcatttttttattttagaatcaTTTATATTTTGGTAAAAAGTAACTTCATAtctattactttattatctcttcatctctcttactataTTAATCATCTGCTtaagaaatgactctattaacaaggaacggagagAGAAGTTGAAGCTTCAAACTATTTTTTGTTTACCAAAActagaaatgactctattaacttagaacttctcaaaatagaaaaatgactctattaacatggaacagagggagtagttgAAGCCTCAAACTATTTTTTGTTTTCATCAACGAGTAAGACACAGGATCAAGAAGACTGCAAAACTATCCATTATCCCAAAATGGACCAAGATTTCTTCAAGTATCTGCCATCAGAAATCACAATAGATATCCTTGCCAGACTCCCCATACAAACCATAAGTAGTTGTAAGTTGGTTTGTAAACCATGGCTCGATCTGCTCACGACTCATGAGTTTGTGAAGTCACATTGGTCTAAATCACAATAGATATCCTTTTCCTGTGCCACTGCTCGGTTTAGCTAATGGTTTGCTCTTACAGTGAAAGTCAAGGAGTGACCTTCTTTTAGGCAATCCAGTCACTCGTGAGTTAAGATCAGGGTTTGATAGATTATGCGTTACAACGCCGAGCTTTCTGCCTCTCAAGACTTTTACGATGGAGAATGTAAGCTCGTTTTGATTTGTGAGTATGGAGCTCCGGAGATGAAGTTCTTAAATTATTAGAAAAACCAACTGAGTTATATCATGTAagggtttttctttttttgttctagaccAGGGATAACATTCCTTGAGTGTActagactttttttttattccggctttgggagagacgcatgaccctcatgcgtctccttttaatgaaacgcatgacggagatgcgtcttttatagagacgcatgagggacatgcgtcgttaactttttaattttttttaaaattttttttaaagacgcatgagcgtcatctCCATTGCAGTCCCGTTATGCAATGATGATAGAATATTGATCTACGGGGGCACTTCTGAACAAAAATGTTGGGTTGAGTTCTACGACCCAAAGAAAGGCTCGTTTGAGGGCAGCGTCGCACAAAAGAAAATTGCATGATTTCATCTCTAGTGTCGTACAACATGGAAACGGACGAGTGGTCTCTTGATGCAGAAAACCTCGCTATACCATTATGGGCAATGTGTAGGAGGAACCTTGTCTATGTGGGGGGCAACATTCTGTTCATTATCGACTACGCATATCTTATGTATGTCTATGATTTGTCCTCTAGAAAGAAGGTGGGGGAAGTGAGGGTTGATGGTCTGGATTAAGAGGGAGTTTTGGGCTTTCTATGCCGGCGACATTGATGTTAAAAATACTAGTTGGGTCTTCTACCTATTCCTGCCTATGCCTGATACTAACGGACATCTTAGTGATCTTCGATATGCCAAGGTTGAAGTCGTCCAAGGCAAGGGCGGGGATGAAGGTTGTCCTGAAAGTCACTTCCATTTATATTATATGTGAGCCCATGATCATTTGAATTGATTTTGGAATTTCTTACCTATAATTAGCTAGAGGTCCTTAATTGgtagtattaattataatattgaaATGCTCGTCTTTTGTATGCAGCATTGGACCGTGAGAATGCGAAGAATGAAGTAAAGAGTAAGGCCGGTAGCAATGCTCGTAGCTGCAGGAAGGATGTTCTGGTTGGCACAGGTGAATGAAAGCCTGTGAATGATGGGAACTATATATGCTTGTATTATGTTGAATGGTTTATTTTATGCCTTTTGCCAAGATTTGTTACTCTATGAAACAATCTAGATGAAATTTCAATGCATAAATCTTCAATATAATGCTTTCCTCTCTATAATTGTACAATGTGTGTTACCATACATGTAAAAGCAAAACAATGATTCCAAAAATCCAAAATACTCATCAACTAGTGCAACTCCAAGGAACTCTAGACCCCTCACTACCACCTGTACCATAACTATAAGAGCTAAACTGCATTGCTAGAGGCAACGGGCAGACGAGGGATGTCAATGTCGCCTTCAAGCATCCTCAGCGCGTCCTCAATGGTCGGCCTAAGCGCGACCATGACATGCGCGCAGAGGATCCCAACGCGCACGAATCTCTCCATCACTCCTTTCGGCCCTTCCCTCCTTATGCACCCATGGAAAACCTCCTCCACCTTCCCGGCCTTGACCAGCTCCCACGCCCAATCCGTGACCAAGATCCTCTCGCTCTTCGAAGCATCCAGCACCCTCCGCCCACTCATGATCTCCAGAATCAGCACCCCAAAACTGTACACATCGCTCTTCTCTGTCAGCTGCCCGTACAGAGCATATTCTGGCGCTAGGTAGCCGTGTGTCCCGGCCACCCGCGTAGTGAGATGGGATGGGCCTTCTAGATTCTGCTTCGCCAGCCCGAAATCGGCCACCCTGGCCTTCATCTCCGCGTCCAGGAGGATGTTCGTGGCCTTTATGTCGCGGTGGTAGATCGTAGGCTTGATCCCGTAATGGAGGTACGCGAGCCCTTTCGCTATGTCTAGGATTATGTTCTTGCGCTGAGGCCACGAGAGGAGATTGCTGTTGTTGCTGTTGTCGTCGTTTGAAATGAATATGTGATTGTTTAGGCTGCCGTTTGGCATGTAGTCATACACTAGGAATCTTCTCTTTCCGTGGAATCTGTCGCTTGCGACGCAGAATCCACGGAGAGGTAGAAGATTCCTGTGCCGGATTCTGCTGATGATCAGAGCCTCGTTTATGAAATCGTCATCGCTCTCTGCAGAATCTGTTTCGAAAATCAGTTTCACTGCGACCTCTGTTTTGTCTGGGAGAGTTCCTCTGTAGACCGCTCCGAATCCGCCCTGTCCGATTAGATTCCTCTTCGCGAACTTATCCGTCGCGTGCTCCAGGTCCCGGAGCTCGAAAAACTTAGCTCCgactgatggggtacgtactaaacaagcccaatagcagtgacggcccatcagcccaaagcccaaggaagagtatcagttcggcattaccaaagagttcggccccagcccacagctcggtaaaagccgaccaatcaagctccactctcagatcggcaaaagctactcggcaatagttcagcagttcggtctcagtattcgaccgaactggaagatagtcaactcatgcaggatcacatgcaggatagtggaccaagcacagagatagtggactcatgcaggatagtggacccatgcaggatctccatgacctccacgacattcacaaccatcattagtggtgatgcaagccacgatcttagttcaatgtataaatagaactcagatcagataaagaagggttaagttctctagagatcaaatatcaaatagcaagtctgtattgtaagctgtaaaaaacagatcaagcaatacaactctgccctctttccttcccgtggacgtagatttacctcagtaaatcgaaccacgtaaatctctgtgtcgtaatctgtattttcctgcattcatcaccatcaaaaattcgcccaaccatcactggcgccgtctgtgggaaacagagaaccaaatttgtgataaagcgaatttttgaccctttttccaccccaaaaaaatgcataccagatcacatactacccgtaataccgttcgtgaaaaccatgaggaagctagtccagcccgcaggtccggaaaacagcctcgggagacatctacttccagttttcacgatgaaggaacaagccactcaaaaggtccacacaccgagtcttcccagcagcctgatttgaatgaggctgtcaagctgttcttggctgagaagcaggatgagttcttagccttcctgcaaaagagccaagagccgaagacgaaaacggtggattctccttcctcatccagacatgaaagtcactaccgcagtagtgccgtgtcttccaggaagaagaatcctcaaccccgacatgttcctgttcctcctcggtaccggaatcacaggagatctccatctcctccataccgaagagatgtcgggttcgccatgtacggagcattgaagactccgttctcggacgatatcacccgaactcccttgccacagaactaccgaactccgtcgatgacttatgacgggttagtggatcctcatgatttcttgggacgctatcagtataacatggcgaaccagggtctcaatgaggtccatatgtgcaagctgtttcccgagctgcttatcgggaacgcaagaaggtggttcgatagcctcccccaaggcagcattagatcttaccgagatctaatggatgctttccacaggaggttctttcagaaagcggaagcccgaatcacttcggctcagctgctttctatacgtcaaggtcgcgacgaaaagatcagcgactttatgacgagattccacaaggaatgcctacaagtagatgatctcaatgatctacttgtcatttcggcattccaaaatggaatcctgcccggagctctctacagaaagctcgtcgaatgcagtccgcaaacagctcaacagatgtgggacattgcggaccagttctcccgtgccgatgaggcagaccgtcgcaaacggtctttagacagctcatcccgaggagacaggaggaagcccgatcatagcgatcagggacaaactcgccgaactccttttggcgatcagggacatcctcgccgaactccttttgaaaggattcaaaggactccggtgcaagaccgattggggccacgtctcaatcctgagaagccgcccgctcagttcgtaccattgaacaagtcaagagcggaaattttcgaactgcattccgatatgttcgaaaaaccaaagcggatgacgaaatcggccgcgcgtcgacctcaggatcaatattgctccttccatcaagaccacggtcacgataccgaggagtgccgacatttggctgcaggtattgatgctcttgtgaaagcagggacactaaaaaaataccaaagcaagcagccgaaaaagaacaaaaagcagagaggtgcgaactgcgctcctcaggatccgaaaaggcaacaggatcccgaagacgatgacgagcagcaatatgatggagtaatcctgactattgatgctctccctgccgggaagactaaatcgtccctgaagtcagagcgcagaggcttcaatcgagaggagccaacgcataaaaggctgaagcaggacgaagtgattacattttcagatgca
Encoded proteins:
- the LOC121778356 gene encoding cyclin-A1-4-like, with product MASPAGVRRSTTSSLAKRHASASDSVGKPSSSAAAAAAKKRPALANVTNQRRGSGSFSSGRVSKPESAKIVPYTKKNVSIKKGSSVSSNGSSYGVFQPVATTSVKQNTVAMGRSSSLVKRDVAIPKAVPDTVSYGMNLSLDKSDSFSVSMDESMSTCDSLRSPDVEYVDNNDLAAMDSIERKASNMLCISEPMDIAEVICKRDAVAAMEAGDKIVEVDYNLEDPQLCATIACDIHKHLRASEAKKRPSASFMERVQKDINASMRAILIDWLIEVAEEYRLVPDTLYLTVNYIDRYLSGNVMDRQRLQLLGVACMMIASKYEEICAPQVEEFCYITDNTYVKEEVLQMESTVLNFLKFEMTAPTVKCFLRRFVRVAQEVTDAPSMQLECMANYIAELSLLEYSMLSFAPSLIAASSIFLARYILLPTTRPWNATLRHYTLYQPFELRDCVLALQGFCCNISNSSLPAIREKYSQHKYKIVAKKGCPPSIPSEYFHNVNSS